The DNA region TTTAAAAAAGTAAGAGAAGCTCAATTGAAAGAAGGTGGTTTGTAAACTATTTTTTTTAGAATACAACACACCGTTTTACTCCCTAATAATCTTTAAGGTATCTAAAGCTAATCTCGTTTTCAGCCAAAGTTTCAATTTTGCTTCTTGTTGGTTTATTTCCTGTTGTTTCAGCTCTTTTTTCCATTCAATACTAAAAAAAGCGATGGAATCAATCTTAGAAAAATCTGTTACCACTTTTTTAGCATAACTCATTTTTTCAATACCTTCATAATTAATTTTTGCTTCTTCACTAACTGACTGAAAAGGGATTTGATCTTTATAAAATTTATTAAGCTCACTCTCGAGTAATCGTATTCTATCTTCCTTTTCCTTTATACTTTCATCACGTGAAGTAATAATTTTTTGGTTTTGAGAATATAGTTCTTGAAGATTTTTAACCTGTTCAATCATTTCGGTATCGTCCTGTTGTTGTATTTCAAGCTCCACATCTTCTAGACCTAGTTCAACCATCCTGTCTTTCCAAATATCTACTTTAGCATCAGACACAGAATTAAACAAAGGTAACGTGATTCTCCTATTAGCATAATCAATATTTTTATCATCCTCACCAATAATAGACACCCCATTTTCCTTTAGCTCAACCACGAAAGATTTTGCAGTCTTTTTAAATTCATTTTCTCTAAATAAGTTATAAAATGAAAATATACTACCTGCTAGTATAATAAAAGCAACAATTGATGCAAACTGACCGATGCGTTTACGTTTGGCGGAATTGATGTACTTTACCATCGGAAAACGTAAAAACTTAACGATAACAAATGTAGAAAGGGCTATAAAAATAGAATTGATAATAAATAGGAACATGGCTCCAAAAAAGTAGTTCAACTGCCAGGTTGCCAATCCATATCCCGCGGTACATAAAGGCGGCATCAAGGCCGTGGCAATAGCCACACCCGCTACGGTATTGGTCTGGGGCTTGGGTCGGCTCATAGCAACAATAAGTGCCAAGCCACCCGCAAGAGCTATAAATACGTCCCTCACATCTGGTCTTGTTCTAGCTAAAATTTCTGTAGTTGCATCTTGAAATAAAGGAATACTAAAAAACAGAAATGAAGTTAACAAACTCAACACCACCATAACACTTAAATTGACCATAGATTTCCGTAACGTATCAATATCGTTTATACCTATGGAAAGTCCAATACCCAAAATAGGCCCCATTAAAGGAGCTATTAGCATGGCACCGATAACAACAGCAGTTGAATTGGCATTTAATCCTATAGAGCATATAATGATAGAGAAAACCAAAATCCATGCAGTGTGTCCTTGCATGGAAATATTATCTTTTATCATCTGCACTGTCCCTTCTTTATTGGTGTCGTGCTTTATATTTAATAATTCAACA from Aureibaculum sp. 2308TA14-22 includes:
- a CDS encoding TIGR00341 family protein; the encoded protein is MEENNKVEVDLEIKKQEAKKQATGLLGGVKEFLVELLNIKHDTNKEGTVQMIKDNISMQGHTAWILVFSIIICSIGLNANSTAVVIGAMLIAPLMGPILGIGLSIGINDIDTLRKSMVNLSVMVVLSLLTSFLFFSIPLFQDATTEILARTRPDVRDVFIALAGGLALIVAMSRPKPQTNTVAGVAIATALMPPLCTAGYGLATWQLNYFFGAMFLFIINSIFIALSTFVIVKFLRFPMVKYINSAKRKRIGQFASIVAFIILAGSIFSFYNLFRENEFKKTAKSFVVELKENGVSIIGEDDKNIDYANRRITLPLFNSVSDAKVDIWKDRMVELGLEDVELEIQQQDDTEMIEQVKNLQELYSQNQKIITSRDESIKEKEDRIRLLESELNKFYKDQIPFQSVSEEAKINYEGIEKMSYAKKVVTDFSKIDSIAFFSIEWKKELKQQEINQQEAKLKLWLKTRLALDTLKIIRE